In the genome of Croceimicrobium hydrocarbonivorans, one region contains:
- a CDS encoding TIGR02757 family protein, whose translation MKAKELKDFLDTKAAQYEERSFLDEDPIQIPHRYSRKEDIEIMGLLTATIAWGNRKSIIRSALKIAELLEEAPFDFVMQHQESDLKALPPFVHRTFQLEDLQFFLRALKGIYENRGGLENAFYHPEGMKAGIEQFREIMLQTPHAQRSEKHLSSPFKNSAAKRLNMFLRWMVRPADAGVDFGIWQQIKASQLYCPLDVHSGRVARKLGLLNRQANDWKANEELRTALLKLDPEDPVKYDFALFGLGVFEKF comes from the coding sequence TTGAAGGCTAAGGAATTAAAAGACTTTTTAGATACTAAGGCGGCTCAATATGAAGAGCGCAGCTTCTTGGATGAAGATCCAATTCAGATACCGCATCGATACAGTCGAAAAGAGGACATTGAAATCATGGGCTTACTTACGGCCACCATCGCTTGGGGCAATCGCAAGAGCATAATTCGTTCGGCCTTAAAAATTGCCGAGCTTTTAGAAGAAGCGCCTTTTGATTTTGTGATGCAGCATCAAGAATCTGATTTAAAGGCCCTACCTCCTTTTGTGCATCGCACTTTTCAATTGGAAGATCTGCAATTTTTCCTGCGAGCTCTTAAAGGGATTTACGAGAATAGAGGAGGATTGGAAAATGCTTTCTATCATCCGGAAGGAATGAAAGCTGGAATTGAACAGTTTCGTGAAATAATGCTCCAAACTCCACATGCGCAAAGAAGCGAAAAACATTTATCAAGCCCTTTTAAAAATTCTGCGGCCAAGCGCTTAAATATGTTTCTGCGGTGGATGGTTCGCCCTGCCGATGCCGGAGTTGATTTTGGAATTTGGCAGCAAATCAAGGCTTCCCAACTCTATTGTCCATTAGATGTACATAGCGGTCGGGTCGCTCGAAAATTGGGCTTACTCAATCGCCAAGCCAATGATTGGAAGGCCAATGAGGAGCTTCGCACAGCCTTGCTTAAATTAGATCCTGAGGATCCAGTTAAATACGACTTTGCTCTTTTTGGATTAGGGGTATTTGAAAAATTCTAA
- a CDS encoding DUF5723 family protein, which translates to MKKLGLFLLGLGFSIGLSAQSDMMLYNFNAIPQVHHTNPAYPQQTKWYIGLPAISGISTHYHNSGFALVDIFEKGTDINQNLAELSNNLDERSQLNLNNRVELLGVGFKTGKGFVTLGATQNIDFKMDLPYQLFQILFSGDGSLTNLDLNTFDLETINRTNFYLGYQHKFLEDRLTVGLKAKYIFVQQHAYIERMNLSLRNDGNYNIKATSDILIHTSGPSAFESFEDQEIMDVALPNNTGFAFDFGAFYQINDKFDVSASVLDLGSITYNSYNRDYVSEGTFDFEGVEIDLSKDDFSNVGNATADSLEKAFNFREEDGKSYSRSLMSQAYASFNYHLTPKHSFGALFHTRIWNGEMFNDYGINYVGRLSRTFQFTAGYSIINGTMHNVGAGFDLKLGAVQLYLMSDNVMAADYATVQTTNFRFGINLSFYGKRAKGMSKQEKKVKEQKEEAAETASLLYKF; encoded by the coding sequence ATGAAAAAGTTAGGATTGTTTCTTTTGGGCCTGGGATTTTCAATCGGCCTTTCCGCACAAAGCGATATGATGTTGTACAATTTCAATGCGATTCCGCAAGTACATCATACCAATCCCGCTTATCCCCAACAAACCAAATGGTATATCGGTTTACCAGCCATTTCAGGTATTAGCACCCATTATCATAATTCGGGTTTTGCCCTGGTTGATATTTTCGAAAAGGGAACCGATATCAATCAAAACTTGGCGGAGCTCAGCAATAATTTAGATGAGCGCAGCCAGCTTAACCTTAATAACCGCGTTGAGTTATTAGGTGTAGGTTTTAAAACCGGTAAGGGCTTTGTGACTTTGGGCGCTACTCAGAACATTGATTTCAAAATGGATCTTCCTTATCAATTGTTCCAAATCCTTTTCAGTGGCGATGGAAGCCTTACCAATTTGGATTTAAACACCTTTGATCTGGAAACTATTAATCGTACCAATTTCTATTTGGGCTACCAGCACAAATTTTTGGAAGATCGATTAACCGTTGGCTTGAAGGCTAAATACATCTTCGTGCAGCAGCATGCCTATATCGAGCGCATGAATTTGAGCCTGCGCAATGATGGGAATTACAATATCAAAGCAACTTCTGATATCTTAATTCACACTTCTGGACCTTCAGCCTTTGAGTCCTTTGAAGATCAAGAAATCATGGACGTCGCTTTACCAAATAACACTGGTTTTGCCTTTGATTTTGGTGCCTTCTATCAAATCAATGACAAATTTGATGTAAGTGCATCGGTGCTCGACTTAGGAAGTATTACTTACAATTCCTACAATCGTGATTATGTAAGTGAAGGTACCTTCGACTTTGAAGGGGTGGAAATTGACTTGAGTAAAGACGATTTCAGCAATGTGGGTAATGCTACGGCGGACAGCCTTGAGAAAGCCTTCAATTTCCGTGAAGAGGACGGTAAATCCTATAGTCGTTCTTTAATGAGTCAGGCTTATGCCTCTTTCAATTATCATTTAACACCCAAACATAGTTTTGGAGCGCTCTTTCATACTCGTATTTGGAACGGTGAAATGTTTAATGACTATGGTATTAACTATGTTGGTCGATTGTCACGTACCTTTCAATTCACTGCGGGCTATTCCATCATTAATGGAACTATGCATAATGTAGGAGCGGGCTTCGATTTAAAATTAGGGGCCGTACAATTATACTTGATGTCGGATAATGTAATGGCGGCAGATTATGCCACCGTGCAAACCACCAATTTCCGATTCGGTATAAATTTGAGTTTTTATGGAAAGCGTGCTAAAGGCATGTCTAAACAGGAAAAAAAAGTAAAGGAACAAAAGGAAGAGGCGGCGGAAACGGCATCTCTACTCTATAAATTTTAA
- the kdsB gene encoding 3-deoxy-manno-octulosonate cytidylyltransferase, whose amino-acid sequence MKVLAVIPARYQSSRLPGKPLAEIHGKSMIQRVYERTLKAMDQVVVATDDQRIVEAVQAFGGEVVLTSKDHSTGTNRCLEAYQKWMAEQGPVDVIVNVQGDEPLLEPSELQTLIDLFQDPNCELGTLVKAIESQAELDNRSGCFVTISKKHEALYFSRQLIPFIRDLDYSEWLGAHTFYKHIGLYAYRPEALEKFAHLSPSPLEKAEALEQNRWLENGGRIKVGFSEVESLSVDTPEDLAIVQKIIADLEG is encoded by the coding sequence GTGAAGGTACTGGCAGTCATCCCGGCACGCTATCAAAGCTCCCGATTACCCGGAAAACCTCTGGCCGAAATTCATGGCAAGAGCATGATTCAGCGGGTCTATGAAAGGACCTTAAAAGCTATGGATCAGGTGGTAGTGGCCACCGATGATCAGCGTATAGTAGAAGCGGTTCAAGCTTTTGGTGGTGAGGTTGTGCTAACTTCCAAAGACCATAGCACCGGTACCAATCGCTGCTTAGAAGCCTATCAAAAGTGGATGGCTGAGCAAGGTCCGGTAGACGTAATTGTTAATGTTCAAGGAGACGAGCCTTTATTAGAACCCTCCGAATTACAAACTCTAATCGACCTGTTTCAGGACCCCAATTGCGAACTCGGAACCCTGGTAAAGGCGATTGAAAGTCAAGCGGAACTCGATAACCGCAGTGGATGTTTTGTTACCATTAGCAAAAAGCATGAGGCGCTCTATTTTTCCCGCCAGTTAATCCCTTTTATTCGCGACCTCGATTATTCGGAATGGCTGGGTGCACACACCTTTTACAAGCATATTGGTTTGTATGCCTATCGTCCTGAGGCCCTAGAAAAATTTGCTCACCTTAGTCCTTCTCCGCTCGAAAAAGCCGAGGCCTTGGAACAAAACCGTTGGTTAGAAAATGGTGGTCGAATTAAAGTAGGTTTTAGTGAAGTAGAAAGCCTTTCGGTAGATACCCCAGAAGATTTGGCCATCGTTCAAAAAATCATCGCCGACCTTGAAGGCTAA
- a CDS encoding rhomboid family intramembrane serine protease — translation MEFFLVPSIQTMTISRNHLWKDFFQLFRQSYAWIPLASIAFLALIFFMDEQFHLHLYEFGVKPRDNQGLIGIITSPLIHGDGDHLRNNSLSLWVLSTGLIYFYPRKALPVILISWFLSGLAIWFWGRPSYHIGASGLIYALAAFIFISGILRAHPNLLALSMLVAFLYGSMVWGIVPADPQISYEAHLAGAVVGGLLAVYFRNSPPRDFPRAFSYDDIDDDLSEEIARYGPDYWKQNTDDQKGDIKVYYHYTSKDEISTDSKPDSGSAQS, via the coding sequence TTGGAATTCTTTTTGGTACCTTCAATCCAAACAATGACAATATCTCGCAATCATCTTTGGAAAGATTTTTTCCAATTGTTTCGCCAAAGCTATGCCTGGATACCCTTGGCAAGTATTGCCTTTCTTGCACTTATCTTTTTTATGGATGAGCAATTCCATCTCCATCTTTATGAATTTGGAGTAAAGCCGAGAGATAACCAGGGGCTTATAGGAATAATAACTTCGCCACTCATCCATGGTGATGGTGATCATCTTCGAAATAACAGCCTATCACTATGGGTTCTAAGTACCGGTTTGATCTACTTCTATCCGCGTAAAGCACTACCCGTCATTTTGATTTCCTGGTTTTTATCAGGCCTAGCTATTTGGTTTTGGGGAAGACCGAGCTATCATATTGGGGCCTCCGGTTTAATATATGCCTTGGCTGCATTTATATTTATTTCAGGAATATTAAGAGCTCATCCTAATTTACTAGCCTTAAGTATGTTGGTGGCTTTTTTATATGGTAGTATGGTTTGGGGTATCGTACCTGCGGATCCCCAAATCAGCTATGAAGCGCATCTTGCCGGTGCAGTAGTAGGAGGCCTCTTAGCAGTATATTTTCGAAATTCACCACCGAGAGATTTTCCACGAGCCTTTAGTTATGACGATATAGATGACGATCTTAGTGAAGAAATTGCCCGCTATGGCCCGGATTACTGGAAGCAAAATACCGATGATCAGAAAGGCGATATAAAGGTTTATTACCATTACACAAGTAAGGATGAAATTAGTACGGATAGCAAGCCTGATTCTGGTTCTGCTCAGTCTTAG
- the rocD gene encoding ornithine--oxo-acid transaminase gives MIENPQLRSSKDLMDLENKHGAHNYHPLPVVLDRGEGVYVWDVEGKRYYDFLSAYSAVNQGHCHPEIINTLKEQAEKITLTSRAFYNSKLGEYDKYITEYFGFDKVLPMNTGAEAVETAIKLCRKWAQELKGYPEAKTKIIVAENNFHGRTTTIISFSNDQEARSGFGPYTPGFERIPYNDLKALEKALEDDHVAGFLVEPIQGEAGVVTPDVDYLRKAAELCHAKGALFMADEIQTGIARTGSLLAVCGNCTCEGHCERQEATYVRPDVLILGKALSGGAYPVSAVLADDKIMKVIQPGTHGSTFGGNPLGVAVAMSALDVVRNEKLAQNARKLGELFRAKMNEYIEGSKVVNLVRGRGLLNAIVINDSPTSDTAWNICLRLRDHGLLAKPTHGNIIRFAPPLIMTEEQLLDCVDIITRTLQEFE, from the coding sequence ATGATTGAAAATCCCCAATTACGATCCTCTAAAGACTTAATGGACCTTGAAAATAAGCATGGCGCCCATAACTATCACCCCCTTCCGGTGGTTTTAGATAGAGGAGAAGGGGTTTATGTTTGGGACGTTGAAGGTAAGAGGTATTACGATTTCCTTTCCGCTTATTCGGCGGTTAATCAAGGACATTGTCATCCTGAGATTATTAATACTCTAAAGGAGCAGGCTGAGAAAATCACCTTGACCAGTCGTGCTTTTTACAATTCCAAATTAGGAGAGTACGATAAGTACATTACCGAGTACTTTGGTTTTGATAAGGTTTTACCCATGAATACGGGAGCGGAGGCCGTAGAAACAGCCATTAAGCTTTGTCGTAAATGGGCTCAGGAGCTCAAAGGATATCCCGAGGCCAAAACAAAAATCATTGTGGCCGAGAATAATTTCCACGGTCGTACTACTACTATTATTTCCTTTTCTAATGATCAAGAGGCACGTAGCGGGTTTGGACCTTATACTCCTGGCTTTGAGCGTATTCCTTATAATGATTTAAAAGCCCTGGAAAAGGCTTTGGAAGATGATCATGTAGCCGGATTCTTGGTAGAGCCTATTCAGGGGGAAGCGGGAGTAGTTACTCCAGATGTGGATTATTTGAGAAAAGCAGCGGAACTTTGCCATGCTAAAGGCGCCTTGTTTATGGCCGATGAGATTCAAACCGGCATTGCCCGAACCGGATCTTTATTGGCGGTATGTGGTAACTGTACTTGCGAAGGTCATTGCGAGCGTCAGGAAGCAACTTATGTTCGTCCAGACGTTTTAATCCTTGGAAAGGCCTTAAGTGGTGGAGCTTATCCGGTTTCAGCGGTATTGGCTGATGATAAAATTATGAAGGTTATTCAGCCAGGAACCCATGGTTCAACCTTTGGCGGTAATCCATTAGGAGTAGCGGTTGCCATGTCGGCACTGGATGTTGTGCGCAATGAGAAATTGGCTCAAAATGCCCGCAAATTGGGCGAATTGTTCCGAGCCAAGATGAATGAGTACATCGAAGGCTCTAAGGTGGTAAACCTGGTACGTGGTCGCGGACTCTTAAATGCGATTGTGATTAATGATTCACCAACCAGCGATACTGCCTGGAACATCTGTTTGCGCTTACGCGATCATGGATTGCTGGCTAAGCCTACCCATGGTAATATTATTCGCTTTGCTCCACCATTAATAATGACTGAAGAGCAATTGTTGGATTGTGTTGATATTATTACTCGAACCCTGCAAGAGTTCGAATAA
- a CDS encoding vWA domain-containing protein → MKPIYPMLMSLGLLVACQSPQAESPKIAENQNPTPEFVNEVIPDLPATASPDSKAPQVELVFCLDATGSMGGLIHTAKEKIWDIVSVTAQQNPAPEIRLGMVFYRDRGDNFITYSLPHTSNIDSIYTELLKIEASGGGDSPESVNQALWEAISDFKWSTSPQAYRSIFVVGDCPPHMDYPNEVRYPEACKMANQKNIRINSIKLGTQCTDAIYHFREMAKATNGEFLQLDQNASDQIIPCPQDDSIAIYSYRLDDSKLYYGSAQEKERMLEKKEKALGLFSSASSNAAASRAKYNMSESGSKNLYGNKELLNDLENNELNFEDLQEEELPEELKGLSAEDRKAKIAELQKKRSTILAKLKRLQKERDLYLKEQRKNDPESMSFSSQVFEIIKAQAAQDGLIL, encoded by the coding sequence ATGAAGCCGATCTATCCAATGCTAATGAGTCTGGGCTTATTAGTCGCTTGCCAATCCCCTCAAGCAGAAAGTCCTAAAATTGCTGAAAATCAGAATCCTACTCCCGAATTTGTAAATGAAGTAATTCCAGATTTACCAGCAACTGCATCCCCTGATTCCAAGGCCCCACAGGTTGAATTAGTCTTCTGCCTGGATGCCACAGGAAGTATGGGGGGCTTAATTCATACCGCCAAGGAGAAAATATGGGACATTGTAAGCGTTACCGCCCAGCAAAATCCGGCTCCGGAAATTCGCTTAGGAATGGTTTTTTACCGCGATCGTGGTGACAATTTTATTACCTACTCCTTGCCACACACCAGCAATATTGACAGCATTTACACGGAGCTCTTAAAAATTGAAGCTAGTGGCGGTGGCGATTCTCCTGAAAGTGTAAATCAAGCTTTATGGGAAGCCATTAGTGACTTCAAATGGTCTACATCCCCACAAGCCTATCGCAGCATATTCGTAGTGGGTGACTGCCCTCCTCACATGGATTATCCCAATGAGGTGCGCTATCCGGAAGCATGCAAAATGGCCAATCAGAAAAACATCCGCATCAATAGCATCAAATTGGGGACCCAATGTACTGATGCCATTTATCACTTTCGCGAAATGGCCAAGGCTACGAATGGAGAATTCCTACAATTAGACCAAAATGCCAGTGACCAAATTATTCCTTGTCCTCAGGATGATTCCATTGCCATTTACTCCTATCGCCTGGATGATTCCAAACTCTACTATGGCAGCGCCCAAGAAAAGGAACGCATGCTGGAGAAGAAAGAAAAAGCCTTGGGCTTATTTAGCAGTGCAAGCAGTAATGCTGCCGCATCGCGAGCTAAATACAATATGAGTGAATCGGGTTCTAAGAACCTGTACGGGAATAAGGAATTACTGAATGACCTGGAGAATAACGAACTGAATTTCGAGGATCTCCAGGAAGAGGAATTACCGGAAGAATTAAAAGGACTGAGCGCTGAAGATCGCAAGGCGAAAATTGCCGAATTACAAAAGAAGCGCTCTACCATCCTTGCCAAATTGAAGCGATTGCAAAAGGAAAGAGACCTTTATCTGAAGGAGCAAAGAAAAAATGATCCTGAATCCATGTCTTTTAGCAGTCAGGTTTTCGAAATAATAAAAGCGCAAGCCGCGCAAGACGGCCTTATCCTCTAA
- a CDS encoding DUF6095 family protein produces the protein MAADRDKIFNGVRFMAVALPLIFSGPALYVAMGLPAARQGNYIWMGISILLMLVAVFFTVKGLRTILKGFFND, from the coding sequence ATGGCAGCAGATCGTGATAAAATCTTTAATGGCGTGCGTTTTATGGCAGTAGCCCTGCCTTTAATTTTTAGTGGTCCCGCCCTTTATGTGGCTATGGGATTACCTGCGGCACGTCAGGGAAATTACATTTGGATGGGCATTAGCATTTTACTTATGCTGGTGGCTGTTTTCTTTACCGTTAAGGGCCTTCGCACCATCCTCAAGGGTTTCTTCAATGACTAA
- a CDS encoding replication-associated recombination protein A: MNQPLAERLRPRSFDEVIGQEGLLGPDGQLRLLINRDLVPSLIFWGPPGVGKTTLAQLIAEQSKRKFYTLSAINSGVKEVREILQKAQGQGLFAQGKSPILFIDEIHRFSKSQQDSLLHAVEKGTVVLIGATTENPSFEVIPALRSRCQVYVLEGLSQAELQKLLNRALEKDEWLKSQKVQIKESEALMRYSGGDARKMLNNLELVAGQMGPGSEITNEAVSKILQNHTVSYDKDGEQHYDVISAFIKSIRGSDPNAAIYWLARMIEGGEEARFIARRLIILASEDIGLANPNALLIANACFDAVHKIGWPEGRIPLAQCTLYLANSPKSNSAYKAIGEAQARVKQEGNLQVPLHLRNAPTQLMKDLNYGADYKYSHDYPGHFVDQEFLPKEISGEVFYQPADNMAEKKASEVLQQRWPKYYPKK, encoded by the coding sequence ATGAATCAACCTTTGGCAGAGCGCCTACGCCCTCGCAGTTTTGATGAAGTTATTGGTCAGGAAGGCCTCTTAGGTCCTGATGGACAATTACGTCTTCTCATCAATAGAGATCTGGTTCCCTCTCTTATTTTTTGGGGTCCTCCGGGAGTAGGTAAAACCACCTTGGCCCAATTAATTGCGGAGCAGTCCAAGCGAAAGTTCTATACCCTTAGCGCCATCAACAGCGGCGTAAAAGAAGTGCGCGAGATCTTACAAAAGGCCCAAGGTCAAGGTTTATTTGCCCAAGGAAAATCCCCTATTCTATTTATAGATGAGATTCACCGTTTCAGTAAATCTCAGCAAGACAGCCTTTTACATGCGGTGGAAAAAGGCACGGTGGTGTTAATTGGCGCCACTACCGAAAATCCCAGTTTTGAGGTAATCCCCGCCTTGCGCTCACGCTGCCAAGTTTATGTTTTAGAAGGCTTAAGTCAGGCCGAACTTCAAAAGTTACTGAACCGTGCACTGGAAAAAGATGAATGGCTAAAATCTCAAAAGGTTCAGATTAAAGAATCCGAAGCCCTGATGCGATACAGCGGTGGAGATGCTCGGAAAATGCTTAACAATCTGGAATTAGTTGCAGGCCAAATGGGCCCAGGATCCGAAATCACCAATGAGGCCGTAAGCAAGATTTTGCAGAACCATACGGTGAGTTATGATAAGGATGGAGAACAGCATTACGATGTAATTTCTGCCTTTATCAAGTCTATTCGGGGTAGTGATCCCAATGCGGCCATTTACTGGCTAGCTAGGATGATTGAAGGTGGTGAGGAAGCGCGTTTTATTGCACGTCGACTAATAATCCTGGCTTCTGAAGATATTGGTTTGGCCAATCCCAATGCGCTCTTAATAGCTAATGCCTGTTTTGATGCGGTGCATAAAATCGGTTGGCCCGAAGGTCGGATTCCCTTGGCACAATGTACCCTGTACTTAGCGAATTCACCTAAGAGTAATTCGGCCTATAAAGCCATTGGAGAAGCCCAAGCTCGGGTAAAGCAGGAAGGCAATCTGCAAGTGCCTTTGCATTTGCGCAATGCTCCTACCCAGCTCATGAAGGACCTAAACTACGGGGCCGACTATAAGTACAGCCATGATTATCCCGGACATTTTGTGGATCAAGAATTCCTTCCCAAGGAAATTAGTGGCGAAGTATTTTATCAGCCGGCCGACAATATGGCTGAAAAAAAAGCCAGCGAAGTTTTGCAACAACGCTGGCCTAAATATTATCCGAAGAAATAA
- the rlmD gene encoding 23S rRNA (uracil(1939)-C(5))-methyltransferase RlmD — translation MAGKKLYHRGQICNLEIKDLAFEGKGIAKVETPEGQYIVFVPNTIPGQIVECRMVKVQRSYAEAKLIRIIEHSELEVEQNFASIPGAPYINLPIEKQRGYKEKTTIELFRRIGKIEGAEKLFDEYIESPRLLHYRNKMEYSFSAVYVEPNQDTFLDGFGLGFKKRGQWLAVENLLGDSGMFDAQFEDFLPKLSAWLQERDHTAWHPKKHTGFCRMLAVRKSFAQDQLLINFVSSSAELEQFDLEAFKQLFSEEFGARLGGLIHTINDDVGDRPNASDGERHLLLGKENVEEQIHGLRFEISVESFFQTNPASAELLYQKALDYVQEDKADSKPVILDLFAGTGTITQLLAKAVPTAEVIGVEIIPEAVEDAKRSAKANGLEKLKFFAADVGKFLLEHPQYQNRIHTLTLDPPRAGIAPKTLRKVIRLGAERIVYISCNPATQARDMQTLAEFGYSLKKFSLVDQFPHTAHIESVALFEKISH, via the coding sequence ATGGCAGGAAAGAAATTATATCACCGCGGACAAATCTGCAATTTGGAAATTAAAGATTTGGCTTTTGAAGGCAAGGGAATTGCCAAAGTTGAAACTCCGGAAGGGCAATACATTGTTTTTGTGCCCAATACCATTCCGGGTCAAATTGTAGAATGCCGAATGGTTAAGGTGCAACGCTCCTATGCCGAAGCAAAATTGATTCGGATTATTGAGCATTCTGAGTTGGAAGTGGAGCAAAATTTCGCTTCCATTCCTGGAGCTCCCTATATCAACCTACCCATTGAAAAGCAACGCGGCTACAAAGAGAAGACCACCATTGAGCTCTTCCGTCGCATTGGTAAAATTGAAGGGGCTGAAAAGCTCTTCGATGAATATATCGAGTCGCCACGCCTTTTACATTACCGCAATAAAATGGAATACTCCTTTAGTGCGGTTTACGTTGAACCCAATCAGGATACTTTCCTAGATGGCTTTGGATTAGGTTTCAAAAAAAGAGGGCAATGGTTGGCTGTGGAAAATCTCCTTGGTGATTCTGGGATGTTTGATGCTCAGTTTGAAGATTTCCTTCCTAAGCTTTCAGCCTGGCTGCAAGAGCGTGATCATACGGCCTGGCACCCTAAAAAGCATACAGGTTTTTGTCGCATGCTAGCGGTGCGTAAAAGCTTTGCTCAGGATCAATTGCTGATCAATTTTGTAAGTAGCAGTGCGGAACTAGAGCAATTCGATCTGGAGGCCTTCAAACAACTCTTTAGCGAGGAATTTGGCGCCCGACTGGGCGGTTTAATCCATACCATAAATGATGATGTAGGCGATCGCCCGAATGCCTCTGATGGCGAGCGTCATTTGCTCTTAGGCAAAGAAAATGTAGAAGAGCAAATTCATGGCCTACGCTTTGAAATTAGTGTAGAAAGCTTTTTCCAAACTAATCCTGCCTCCGCTGAGCTCCTATATCAAAAAGCCCTGGACTATGTGCAAGAAGACAAGGCAGATAGCAAGCCCGTGATTTTGGATCTCTTTGCCGGAACCGGAACGATCACTCAACTATTAGCCAAAGCCGTACCTACTGCGGAGGTAATAGGTGTAGAAATTATTCCAGAGGCGGTGGAAGATGCCAAACGCTCGGCCAAAGCCAATGGCTTGGAGAAACTAAAATTCTTTGCGGCCGATGTAGGTAAATTCCTATTAGAGCATCCACAATATCAAAATCGCATTCATACGCTTACGCTTGATCCTCCTAGAGCGGGTATTGCACCTAAAACCCTGCGAAAAGTAATACGCTTAGGTGCTGAGCGCATCGTATATATCAGTTGTAATCCGGCTACCCAAGCGCGGGATATGCAAACCCTGGCTGAGTTTGGCTATAGCTTGAAGAAGTTTTCTTTAGTAGACCAATTCCCGCATACGGCACATATTGAAAGTGTCGCCTTATTCGAGAAAATTAGTCATTGA
- a CDS encoding NAD(P)H-binding protein yields the protein MKKAVILGASGLVGSFLLEDLIVSAEIEKVYALGRRPLNNESPKLEQITGDLMSEDFWELSLDADLIFICIGTTKAKTPDESWYFKIDHGIPVSAAKWAKAKGLKRLLVVSALGAKSQSSNFYLSTKGKMEEDVRKFGPETVVLRPSMIMGSRQETRPLEAIAMFIFRILNPLIPRKYRGVKARDIARAMYNLSLAETAPELVLSKDIPKKAKA from the coding sequence ATGAAAAAAGCAGTGATATTAGGAGCTTCGGGCTTAGTTGGTTCTTTTTTATTGGAAGATTTAATAGTTTCTGCTGAAATTGAGAAGGTATATGCCCTAGGTCGTAGACCCTTGAATAATGAAAGTCCCAAATTAGAACAGATCACTGGCGATTTGATGAGTGAGGATTTTTGGGAGCTTTCGTTGGATGCTGACTTAATCTTCATTTGTATCGGTACCACCAAAGCCAAAACCCCAGATGAATCTTGGTATTTTAAGATAGATCATGGAATTCCGGTATCGGCCGCAAAATGGGCTAAGGCCAAAGGGTTAAAACGCCTCTTGGTAGTTTCTGCTTTGGGAGCCAAGTCTCAATCCTCGAATTTCTATTTAAGCACCAAAGGGAAAATGGAAGAAGACGTACGAAAGTTCGGACCTGAAACCGTTGTTCTGCGTCCTTCTATGATAATGGGCTCACGCCAGGAGACCCGCCCTTTGGAAGCGATTGCCATGTTTATCTTTCGGATATTGAATCCATTGATTCCCAGAAAATACCGAGGCGTTAAAGCCAGGGATATTGCAAGGGCGATGTATAATTTGAGCTTAGCGGAGACTGCACCGGAATTAGTGCTTTCGAAGGATATTCCTAAAAAGGCGAAAGCTTAG